Proteins encoded within one genomic window of Bemisia tabaci chromosome 2, PGI_BMITA_v3:
- the LOC109041801 gene encoding protein Gawky isoform X1 — translation MSTTVNASADQNRNLPTYQVPNSRDTMNAVETSAVAVRNKIKSPHRAESDGGRAGLFHFLPSTVITSSLTCSGDPSYTLQGLKAKAVGSTDSDCCDEKRMMRQEALTLGSVDIGAQDKSSTTNNCSTINDKHRIKSVDTTSCNANNVTTNNAENIPSNEWIAILNTTTKPYSSGDLLQGNSKLNHRLTNSPLNSFQDCDVIRDYHLRWNILPTCRLVGGGESSLASATSTNSGWGTNNNNSGSSAPPSGWSAPTNAAQPPPTSTASGPPANWNSSNSNSPNSSSQSQSQNRQPPANNASQGTNNLQNNASKANPAMSTSSNNQRQSTSQPPPATSQANSTTSWAQAAGKNLPNAPPTTTPAPPMTSTASTTNNNSTKQQLEQLNSMREALFSQDGWGGQHVNQDSGWDVSPSPEPVAKDQTGATVPAWKPNINNGTELWEANLRSGGQPAAPPQPKTPWGHTPTTNIGGTWGEDDDVSSEATNVWTGVPPNNQPQWTGGPNNPMWPGGDKKGSEWGGNNAGWPYDPSRGLAPKVDPRDQHRMAVADHRGIGADDRIGLMRGDPRGISGRLNGAGGADPAMWGPAPPPQQPPAPHHPPPGPPPGPGQPPNKILPPALAGVNHWTGPNSNDMNMAAGGGKPNGWDEPSPPAQRRNMPNMPGYDDGTALWGNQGNNKVTHWKEMPNPNMAHGMPGPAIPQNRMPGNVTNMKPDPSSWGHPTRNGGWGDGSANPGSGPDSSVPWGDDKIAGNWNEPPIPSGWAGTAPPKNAPGPWIDGDVDPSNWGHPPKQGPKPLTKDIIWSSKQFRILADMGFKKDDIENALRVSNMVLEDALEMLNPARNVGGANAPDLWRPDAAAPFDPTQFPPSQPRFPQQMPFAPPTGVAPSVPPPPHQKLLSQPPPSTAGQQPPHFNQSSRGGNSSYQPTPQQLRVLVQQITMAVQAGYLNQQILNQPLAPQTLLLLNQLLQHIKSLQQLIQQRNLHASSNPLGKSNNSAFMHLTAQITKTKKHIAGLQNDIVIQQAQYIKNQIPSQQHQQQHHLASGNNQSQGNAGGGGSNDFFNKNQAQDLLAALQTNFTDLNINKEPLSSGAGFQHQQSRLNQWKLPSLDKEGEVGEDFSRAPGTTSKSGGSTSPTLNPLLGPDGPWSSSVSNANSTGWPDSEKDWPSSQANSSSAFTDLVPEFEPGKPWKGSVLKSIEDDPSITPGSVVRSPLSLASIKDSEIFSSSKTSPNSTNNSASDNLPLPPLSLSSSTWSFNPSSTAPSSFTGPLAKLGTTGKTTSWGDAQPPTVVTSELWGAPKSRGPPPGLSSKTGSAQNSGSSSNGWTAGSNWSSGAHSGSSSQWPSSSSWLLLRNLTAQIPGNGENGSNERFELQIDGSTLKTLCCQHGPLQNFHLYLKHGIALAKYSTKEEAVKAQGALNNCVLGNTTIFAESPAESEVHSLLQHLGQQGGSNSGWNRPTGGAPKPAGTTDTWSSGWPSNSPSSSLWGAPPLDEHRSTPSLNSFLPGDLLGGESM, via the exons ATGTCCACGACAGTGAACGCATCTGCCGATCAAAATCGGAATCTTCCTACCTACCAAGTGCCTAATAGTAGg GACACAATGAATGCGGTAGAAACATCTGCCGTTGCTGTGAGGAATAAAATCAAATCACCGCACAGAGCGGAGAGTGATGGAGGCAGAGCTGGCCTCTTTCACTTCCTCCCTTCGACTGTGATAACCAGCTCATTAACTTGTAGTGGAGATCCGTCCTACACGCTACAG ggCTTGAAAGCAAAAGCTGTCGGTTCAACTGATAGCGATTGTTGCGATGAAAAAAGAATGATGAGGCAAGAAGCCTTGACCCTAGGATCGGTTGACATTGGTGCTCAGGATAAGTCTTCTACTACTAATAATTGTTCTACTATTAATGATAAGCATAGGATTAAGTCCGTTGATACTACTAGTTGTAATGCTAATAATGTGACGACGAACAATGCGGAAAACATTCCTTCAAATGAGTGGATAGCAATTTTAAATACCACGACAAAGCCTTATTCCTCAGGTGATTTACTTCAGGGTAACTCTAAGCTAAATCACCGCTTAACGAATTCCCCGTTAAACTCCTTTCAAGACTGTGATGTTATTCGAGACTACCACTTGAGGTGGAACATCCTGCCAACTTGTCGATTGGTGGGTGGTGGGGAGAGTTCGCTTGCTTCAGCAACCTCCACCAACTCGGGCTGGGGAACGAACAACAACAACTCAGGATCGAGCGCCCCACCAAGTGGATGGAGTGCACCGACCAATGCTGCTCAGCCACCACCAACATCGACTGCTTCAGGACCTCCTGCCAACTGGAATAGCAGCAACAGCAATTCCCCCAACTCATCCTCGCAATCTCAGTCACAAAACCGTCAGCCACCGGCAAATAATGCTAGTCAAGGAACCAATAATCTGCAAAACAATG CTTCTAAAGCAAACCCAGCGATGAGTACCAGTAGCAACAATCAGCGCCAGTCAACTAGCCAGCCACCTCCGGCCACTTCTCAAGCCAATAGTACCACATCTTGGGCACAGGCTGCTGGCAAGAACCTTCCCAACGCACCACCTACCACAACTCCTGCACCACCCATGACTTCAACAGCATCGACCACCAACAACAACTCGACGAAGCAACAGTTGGAGCAGCTCAACTCTATGCGTGAAGCCCTCTTCAGTCAGGATGGTTGGGGAGGA CAACATGTGAACCAAGACAGTGGTTGGGATGTCTCCCCTTCACCAGAACCAGTTGCTAAAGATCAAACCGGTGCAACAGTACCTGCATGGAAGCCAAATATAAATAATGGAACTGAGCTTTGGGAAGCCAACTTGCGCAGTGGCGGTCAGCCTGCAGCTCCACCGCAACCCAAAACACCATGGGGCCATACTCCCACGACTAATATTGGTGGCACGTGGGGCGAAGATGATGATGTCAGTAGCGAAGCGACCAATGTCTGGACTGGAGTTCCTCCAAACAATCAACCGCAATGGACAGGCGGCCCCAACAATCCTATGTGGCCAG GTGGAGACAAAAAAGGTAGTGAGTGGGGTGGAAACAATGCCGGTTGGCCGTATGACCCCTCCCGCGGTCTTGCTCCAAAAGTTGATCCAAGAGATCAACATCGTATGGCTGTAGCTGATCACAG AGGCATTGGTGCTGATGATAGAATTGGTTTGATGAGAGGAGATCCTCGTGGAATAAGTGGGCGCCTGAATGGAGCTGGTGGTGCTGATCCTGCTATGTGGGGTCCTGCTCCTCCGCCACAACAACCACCAGCTCCCCATCATCCCCCGCCTGGACCACCTCCTGGACCTGGTCAACCACccaacaaaattttaccaccAGCTCTAG CTGGCGTAAACCATTGGACTGGTCCCAACTCTAATGATATGAACATGGCCGCTGGTGGAGGAAAACCCAATGGCTGGGACGAACCCTCTCCACCTGCTCAAAGACGGAACATGCCAAACATGCCTGGTTATGACGACGGTACAGCTCTATGGGGAAATCAAG GTAACAATAAAGTCACTCATTGGAAAGAAATGCCAAATCCTAATATGGCTCATGGAATGCCCGGCCCTGCCATCCCTCAAAATAGAATGCCTGGAAATGTTACCAACATGAAACCTGATCCGTCTTCTTGGGGTCACCCGACTAG AAACGGAGGATGGGGCGATGGATCTGCTAACCCTGGAAGTGGCCCAGACTCAAGCGTGCCTTGGGGTGATGACAAAATTGCGGGTAACTGGAACGAGCCACCGATACCATCTGGTTGGGCTGGTACGGCTCCGCCGAAGAATGCACCCGGACCGTGGATTGATGGTGATGTTGACCCATCAAATTGGGGCCATCCTCCCAAGCAGGGTCCAAAGCCGTTGACTAAAGATATCATTTGGTCTAGCAAGCAGTTCAGAATTCTTGCTGATATGGGTTTCAAG AAAGATGATATTGAAAACGCATTGCGTGTCAGCAACATGGTTCTGGAAGATGCTCTAGAAATGCTGAACCCAGCGCGAAATGTGGGAGGTGCTAATGCTCCTGATCTCTGGCGTCCCGACGCTGCCGCTCCATTTGACCCAACGCAATTCCCTCCCTCTCAGCCTCGCTTTCCGCAGCAGATGCCTTTCGCTCCTCCG ACTGGTGTCGCTCCGTCGGTTCCCCCACCTCCCCATCAGAAGTTGCTCTCTCAGCCACCGCCATCCACAGCCGGTCAGCAACCACCACATTTCAATCAA TCTTCAAGAGGAGGGAACTCGAGCTATCAACCGACTCCTCAGCAGCTTCGTGTTTTGGTTCAGCAAATCACAATGGCAGTTCAAGCTGGGTATCTTAATCAGCAG ATATTGAATCAGCCCTTGGCTCCTCAGACTCTTCTCCTTTTAAATCAGTTACTTCAACATATCAAGTCGCTTCAACAACTTATCCAGCAGAGAAATCTACATGCCAGCAGCAACCCTCTTGGGAAGAGCAACAACTCAGCATTCATGCACCTTACAGCTCAAATCACCAAAACCAAGAAACATATCGCCGGGCTTCAG AACGACATAGTAATTCAGCAAGCGCAGTATATCAAAAACCAGATACCATCACAGCAGCATCAGCAGCAACACCACCTTGCATCAGGCAATAATCAGTCACAAGGTAATGCAGGTGGTGGAGGTAGCAATGATTTCTTCAACAAGAATCAAGCACAGGATCTCTTGGCAGCTCTTCAAACCAATTTCACAGACTTGAACATTAATAAAGAACCATTG TCAAGTGGAGCAGGTTTCCAACACCAGCAATCACGTTTGAATCAATGGAAGTTACCATCTCTGGACAAGGAGGGTGAAGTCGGTGAAGACTTCAGCCGTGCCCCAGGAACCACCTCTAAATCTGGAGGCTCTACGTCTCCCACATTAAATCCTCTGCTGGGCCCAGACGG gcCTTGGTCATCAAGTGTTTCGAATGCAAACAGCACTGGTTGGCCCGATTCTGAGAAAGACTGGCCTTCATCACAGGCCAACTCCTCATCTGCGTTTACTGACCTTGTGCCTGAGTTTGAGCCTGGAAAACCGTGGAAAGGCAGTGTATTGAAAAGCATTGAAGATGACCCTAGCATCACCCCTGGATCAGTCGTACGATCTCCCCTCAGCCTGGCCTCAATCAAAGACTCAGAAATATTTAGCTCTAGTAAGACTTCGCCAAACAGCACCAACAACTCCGCCTCTGACAACTTACCTCTACCTCCGCTGTCTCTGTCGTCATCAACTTGGAGCTTCAATCCCTCTTCAACTGCACCTTCTTCTTTTACTGG ACCTCTTGCCAAATTGGGCACTACTGGTAAAACAACCAGTTGGGGAGATGCTCAGCCACCAACTGTAGTTACAAGCGAACTGTGGGGCGCACCGAAATCACGCGGTCCTCCCCCAGGTCTCTCCTCCAAGACTGGCTCTGCTCAAAACTCAGGTTCAAGTAGCAATGGCTGGACTGCTGGCTCCAATTGGAGTAGTGGCGCTCATTCCGGCTCATCCTCTCAGTGGCCCTCATCTTCATCATGGCTTTTACTCCGAAATTTGACTGCTCAG ATTCCAGGAAACGGGGAAAACGGTTCTAACGAAAGATTTGAATTACAGATCGATGGTTCAACATTAAAAACGCTTTGTTGTCAACACGGTCCTCTGCAAAACTTCCATTTGTACCTGAAACATGGGATTGCCCTTGCTAAATACTCAACAAAAGAAGAGGCTGTGAAG GCTCAAGGTGCTTTGAACAATTGCGTGTTAGGGAACACGACAATATTCGCAGAATCTCCGGCCGAGTCAGAAGTGCATTCATTACTTCAACACCTCGGCCAGCAAGGAGGGTCCAACAGTGGCTGGAACCGTCCTACGGGGGGAGCCCCGAAACCTGCAGGTACAACTGATACTTGGAGCTCGGGTTGGCCGTCAAACTCACCTTCAAGTAGCTTGTGGGGTGCTCCTCCTTTGGACGAGCATCGCTCAACCCCATCTTTGAATTCTTTCTTACCTGGTGATCTTTTGGGTGGTGAATCAATGTAA
- the LOC109041801 gene encoding protein Gawky isoform X3: MSTTVNASADQNRNLPTYQVPNSRDTMNAVETSAVAVRNKIKSPHRAESDGGRAGLFHFLPSTVITSSLTCSGDPSYTLQGLKAKAVGSTDSDCCDEKRMMRQEALTLGSVDIGAQDKSSTTNNCSTINDKHRIKSVDTTSCNANNVTTNNAENIPSNEWIAILNTTTKPYSSGDLLQGNSKLNHRLTNSPLNSFQDCDVIRDYHLRWNILPTCRLVGGGESSLASATSTNSGWGTNNNNSGSSAPPSGWSAPTNAAQPPPTSTASGPPANWNSSNSNSPNSSSQSQSQNRQPPANNASQGTNNLQNNASKANPAMSTSSNNQRQSTSQPPPATSQANSTTSWAQAAGKNLPNAPPTTTPAPPMTSTASTTNNNSTKQQLEQLNSMREALFSQDGWGGQHVNQDSGWDVSPSPEPVAKDQTGATVPAWKPNINNGTELWEANLRSGGQPAAPPQPKTPWGHTPTTNIGGTWGEDDDVSSEATNVWTGVPPNNQPQWTGGPNNPMWPGGDKKGSEWGGNNAGWPYDPSRGLAPKVDPRDQHRMAVADHRGIGADDRIGLMRGDPRGISGRLNGAGGADPAMWGPAPPPQQPPAPHHPPPGPPPGPGQPPNKILPPALAGVNHWTGPNSNDMNMAAGGGKPNGWDEPSPPAQRRNMPNMPGYDDGTALWGNQGNNKVTHWKEMPNPNMAHGMPGPAIPQNRMPGNVTNMKPDPSSWGHPTRNGGWGDGSANPGSGPDSSVPWGDDKIAGNWNEPPIPSGWAGTAPPKNAPGPWIDGDVDPSNWGHPPKQGPKPLTKDIIWSSKQFRILADMGFKKDDIENALRVSNMVLEDALEMLNPARNVGGANAPDLWRPDAAAPFDPTQFPPSQPRFPQQMPFAPPSSRGGNSSYQPTPQQLRVLVQQITMAVQAGYLNQQILNQPLAPQTLLLLNQLLQHIKSLQQLIQQRNLHASSNPLGKSNNSAFMHLTAQITKTKKHIAGLQNDIVIQQAQYIKNQIPSQQHQQQHHLASGNNQSQGNAGGGGSNDFFNKNQAQDLLAALQTNFTDLNINKEPLSSGAGFQHQQSRLNQWKLPSLDKEGEVGEDFSRAPGTTSKSGGSTSPTLNPLLGPDGPWSSSVSNANSTGWPDSEKDWPSSQANSSSAFTDLVPEFEPGKPWKGSVLKSIEDDPSITPGSVVRSPLSLASIKDSEIFSSSKTSPNSTNNSASDNLPLPPLSLSSSTWSFNPSSTAPSSFTGPLAKLGTTGKTTSWGDAQPPTVVTSELWGAPKSRGPPPGLSSKTGSAQNSGSSSNGWTAGSNWSSGAHSGSSSQWPSSSSWLLLRNLTAQIPGNGENGSNERFELQIDGSTLKTLCCQHGPLQNFHLYLKHGIALAKYSTKEEAVKAQGALNNCVLGNTTIFAESPAESEVHSLLQHLGQQGGSNSGWNRPTGGAPKPAGTTDTWSSGWPSNSPSSSLWGAPPLDEHRSTPSLNSFLPGDLLGGESM, from the exons ATGTCCACGACAGTGAACGCATCTGCCGATCAAAATCGGAATCTTCCTACCTACCAAGTGCCTAATAGTAGg GACACAATGAATGCGGTAGAAACATCTGCCGTTGCTGTGAGGAATAAAATCAAATCACCGCACAGAGCGGAGAGTGATGGAGGCAGAGCTGGCCTCTTTCACTTCCTCCCTTCGACTGTGATAACCAGCTCATTAACTTGTAGTGGAGATCCGTCCTACACGCTACAG ggCTTGAAAGCAAAAGCTGTCGGTTCAACTGATAGCGATTGTTGCGATGAAAAAAGAATGATGAGGCAAGAAGCCTTGACCCTAGGATCGGTTGACATTGGTGCTCAGGATAAGTCTTCTACTACTAATAATTGTTCTACTATTAATGATAAGCATAGGATTAAGTCCGTTGATACTACTAGTTGTAATGCTAATAATGTGACGACGAACAATGCGGAAAACATTCCTTCAAATGAGTGGATAGCAATTTTAAATACCACGACAAAGCCTTATTCCTCAGGTGATTTACTTCAGGGTAACTCTAAGCTAAATCACCGCTTAACGAATTCCCCGTTAAACTCCTTTCAAGACTGTGATGTTATTCGAGACTACCACTTGAGGTGGAACATCCTGCCAACTTGTCGATTGGTGGGTGGTGGGGAGAGTTCGCTTGCTTCAGCAACCTCCACCAACTCGGGCTGGGGAACGAACAACAACAACTCAGGATCGAGCGCCCCACCAAGTGGATGGAGTGCACCGACCAATGCTGCTCAGCCACCACCAACATCGACTGCTTCAGGACCTCCTGCCAACTGGAATAGCAGCAACAGCAATTCCCCCAACTCATCCTCGCAATCTCAGTCACAAAACCGTCAGCCACCGGCAAATAATGCTAGTCAAGGAACCAATAATCTGCAAAACAATG CTTCTAAAGCAAACCCAGCGATGAGTACCAGTAGCAACAATCAGCGCCAGTCAACTAGCCAGCCACCTCCGGCCACTTCTCAAGCCAATAGTACCACATCTTGGGCACAGGCTGCTGGCAAGAACCTTCCCAACGCACCACCTACCACAACTCCTGCACCACCCATGACTTCAACAGCATCGACCACCAACAACAACTCGACGAAGCAACAGTTGGAGCAGCTCAACTCTATGCGTGAAGCCCTCTTCAGTCAGGATGGTTGGGGAGGA CAACATGTGAACCAAGACAGTGGTTGGGATGTCTCCCCTTCACCAGAACCAGTTGCTAAAGATCAAACCGGTGCAACAGTACCTGCATGGAAGCCAAATATAAATAATGGAACTGAGCTTTGGGAAGCCAACTTGCGCAGTGGCGGTCAGCCTGCAGCTCCACCGCAACCCAAAACACCATGGGGCCATACTCCCACGACTAATATTGGTGGCACGTGGGGCGAAGATGATGATGTCAGTAGCGAAGCGACCAATGTCTGGACTGGAGTTCCTCCAAACAATCAACCGCAATGGACAGGCGGCCCCAACAATCCTATGTGGCCAG GTGGAGACAAAAAAGGTAGTGAGTGGGGTGGAAACAATGCCGGTTGGCCGTATGACCCCTCCCGCGGTCTTGCTCCAAAAGTTGATCCAAGAGATCAACATCGTATGGCTGTAGCTGATCACAG AGGCATTGGTGCTGATGATAGAATTGGTTTGATGAGAGGAGATCCTCGTGGAATAAGTGGGCGCCTGAATGGAGCTGGTGGTGCTGATCCTGCTATGTGGGGTCCTGCTCCTCCGCCACAACAACCACCAGCTCCCCATCATCCCCCGCCTGGACCACCTCCTGGACCTGGTCAACCACccaacaaaattttaccaccAGCTCTAG CTGGCGTAAACCATTGGACTGGTCCCAACTCTAATGATATGAACATGGCCGCTGGTGGAGGAAAACCCAATGGCTGGGACGAACCCTCTCCACCTGCTCAAAGACGGAACATGCCAAACATGCCTGGTTATGACGACGGTACAGCTCTATGGGGAAATCAAG GTAACAATAAAGTCACTCATTGGAAAGAAATGCCAAATCCTAATATGGCTCATGGAATGCCCGGCCCTGCCATCCCTCAAAATAGAATGCCTGGAAATGTTACCAACATGAAACCTGATCCGTCTTCTTGGGGTCACCCGACTAG AAACGGAGGATGGGGCGATGGATCTGCTAACCCTGGAAGTGGCCCAGACTCAAGCGTGCCTTGGGGTGATGACAAAATTGCGGGTAACTGGAACGAGCCACCGATACCATCTGGTTGGGCTGGTACGGCTCCGCCGAAGAATGCACCCGGACCGTGGATTGATGGTGATGTTGACCCATCAAATTGGGGCCATCCTCCCAAGCAGGGTCCAAAGCCGTTGACTAAAGATATCATTTGGTCTAGCAAGCAGTTCAGAATTCTTGCTGATATGGGTTTCAAG AAAGATGATATTGAAAACGCATTGCGTGTCAGCAACATGGTTCTGGAAGATGCTCTAGAAATGCTGAACCCAGCGCGAAATGTGGGAGGTGCTAATGCTCCTGATCTCTGGCGTCCCGACGCTGCCGCTCCATTTGACCCAACGCAATTCCCTCCCTCTCAGCCTCGCTTTCCGCAGCAGATGCCTTTCGCTCCTCCG TCTTCAAGAGGAGGGAACTCGAGCTATCAACCGACTCCTCAGCAGCTTCGTGTTTTGGTTCAGCAAATCACAATGGCAGTTCAAGCTGGGTATCTTAATCAGCAG ATATTGAATCAGCCCTTGGCTCCTCAGACTCTTCTCCTTTTAAATCAGTTACTTCAACATATCAAGTCGCTTCAACAACTTATCCAGCAGAGAAATCTACATGCCAGCAGCAACCCTCTTGGGAAGAGCAACAACTCAGCATTCATGCACCTTACAGCTCAAATCACCAAAACCAAGAAACATATCGCCGGGCTTCAG AACGACATAGTAATTCAGCAAGCGCAGTATATCAAAAACCAGATACCATCACAGCAGCATCAGCAGCAACACCACCTTGCATCAGGCAATAATCAGTCACAAGGTAATGCAGGTGGTGGAGGTAGCAATGATTTCTTCAACAAGAATCAAGCACAGGATCTCTTGGCAGCTCTTCAAACCAATTTCACAGACTTGAACATTAATAAAGAACCATTG TCAAGTGGAGCAGGTTTCCAACACCAGCAATCACGTTTGAATCAATGGAAGTTACCATCTCTGGACAAGGAGGGTGAAGTCGGTGAAGACTTCAGCCGTGCCCCAGGAACCACCTCTAAATCTGGAGGCTCTACGTCTCCCACATTAAATCCTCTGCTGGGCCCAGACGG gcCTTGGTCATCAAGTGTTTCGAATGCAAACAGCACTGGTTGGCCCGATTCTGAGAAAGACTGGCCTTCATCACAGGCCAACTCCTCATCTGCGTTTACTGACCTTGTGCCTGAGTTTGAGCCTGGAAAACCGTGGAAAGGCAGTGTATTGAAAAGCATTGAAGATGACCCTAGCATCACCCCTGGATCAGTCGTACGATCTCCCCTCAGCCTGGCCTCAATCAAAGACTCAGAAATATTTAGCTCTAGTAAGACTTCGCCAAACAGCACCAACAACTCCGCCTCTGACAACTTACCTCTACCTCCGCTGTCTCTGTCGTCATCAACTTGGAGCTTCAATCCCTCTTCAACTGCACCTTCTTCTTTTACTGG ACCTCTTGCCAAATTGGGCACTACTGGTAAAACAACCAGTTGGGGAGATGCTCAGCCACCAACTGTAGTTACAAGCGAACTGTGGGGCGCACCGAAATCACGCGGTCCTCCCCCAGGTCTCTCCTCCAAGACTGGCTCTGCTCAAAACTCAGGTTCAAGTAGCAATGGCTGGACTGCTGGCTCCAATTGGAGTAGTGGCGCTCATTCCGGCTCATCCTCTCAGTGGCCCTCATCTTCATCATGGCTTTTACTCCGAAATTTGACTGCTCAG ATTCCAGGAAACGGGGAAAACGGTTCTAACGAAAGATTTGAATTACAGATCGATGGTTCAACATTAAAAACGCTTTGTTGTCAACACGGTCCTCTGCAAAACTTCCATTTGTACCTGAAACATGGGATTGCCCTTGCTAAATACTCAACAAAAGAAGAGGCTGTGAAG GCTCAAGGTGCTTTGAACAATTGCGTGTTAGGGAACACGACAATATTCGCAGAATCTCCGGCCGAGTCAGAAGTGCATTCATTACTTCAACACCTCGGCCAGCAAGGAGGGTCCAACAGTGGCTGGAACCGTCCTACGGGGGGAGCCCCGAAACCTGCAGGTACAACTGATACTTGGAGCTCGGGTTGGCCGTCAAACTCACCTTCAAGTAGCTTGTGGGGTGCTCCTCCTTTGGACGAGCATCGCTCAACCCCATCTTTGAATTCTTTCTTACCTGGTGATCTTTTGGGTGGTGAATCAATGTAA